The region ATGGTCGATACGCACGGCCTTGCCCAGGCGCGCATCTTCGCTGACGCTGGCGATGCCGTCGGCCGCCGCATGCACCGGCGTGCCGCGCCGGGCGCCCAGGTCGATGCCGCGATGGCCTTGTGGCGTCATCTGGCGCACCACGCCAAAGAACCCCGTGACGCGCATGGTGTCCAGCGGGTTGCGCCAGGCAGCTGGCGCAGTGAGCATGGCGGCGGGCGTGGCCGCCACCGACCAGGCCAGTGCCGGCTGCAGCGCCAGGCTGGCCGCGCCGATGGCGCACAGCAGCAGCGCCGTCAGCGCGCGCAGCAGCGGATGCGGGCGCGCCTGGCCGTCGCGCAGATGGCTCAGGCGCTCCGCCATGCGGCCGCCGCCAAAGGCCAGGCCCGGCAGCGGCTGGGCCTGCAGGCCCAGCTGCTTCACCAGCGCCGCCGCATATTGCTGGCGCTCGCGGTGCTGCCGTCCGGCCAGCACCTGGCGGTCGCAGCCCAGTTCCTGCGCCCAGGCCAGCTTGCCCGCCAGCCAGCGCGCGGCCGGATTGAACCACAGCAGCGCCCGCAGCAAGGTTGCCAGCAAGAGCATCAGCGGATCGCGGCGGCGGGCATGGGTCAGCTCATGGGCGATCACCAGTTGCTGCTGCTCTGGGGTGAACTGCGCCAGGTGCGCCGGCAGCAGCAAGCGTGGCCGCCAGATTCCCACCAGCATCGGCGAAATCGGCGCGTCCACCTCCAGCACGTCGACGCCATGCAGCCGGCGCCGCCGCGCCAGCGCGAGCAAGGTGCGCAATATGGCGCGGCCACGCCGCCAGCGCCAGGCCGTGACAGCCACGCCCAGCAGATACACCAGGCCCCAGGCGGCCGGCACCAGCGCCAGCCAGGAAGCAGCGGAGGGCAGCGGGGCGGCTGGCGCATCGCTGGGCATCGTCACGTCGGGCGCCGCGCCGGCCAGCGCCACCGGCACGCTCAGCTCGGGCACCATGCTCAGCTGTTGCGTGTCGGGCAGCAGCGGCAGCACGAACGCGGCGGCCAGCACCAGCTGCGCGACTAGCCAGACGCCGCGCTGGGCGGCCAGCGCGGGCCAGCGCCGTTGCGCCAGGCTCAGCAAACACCACAGCAACAGGCCGGTGACCAGGCAGGCGGCGCTGGCCTGCAGCAGCGTGAGAGAAAACAGCAGCATCGCTTATTCCTTCGCGTCGAGTGGCCAGTCCTGCAGCAGTTGTTCCAGCTGCGCCAGCTCCTGCCGGTCGACCAGTTTGCTGCCGGTAAACATCGTCACCGGCAAGGGACTGTCCAGCTCCATCACGCGCCGGCCGAAATCATGGGCAAACGCGGCCAGGGTGGCCACCTTGTCGGCGCCGGTTTCATATACCTGCACGCCCTGCTCGCTGCGCTGCACCAGCATGCCTTTTTCCAGCATGCGCTCGACCGTCTTGCGGGTCGATGAAAACGACCAGCCCAGCTCGGCCTCCACGCTGGCGTGCAGCGCGCGCGCCGACAGCGGCTGGCCTTTCCACAGGGCTTTCAACAAGGTCAGTTCGGTAACGGATGGCGTGGCCATGGCACTCCTTTGCGGTAACATATGCAACGATTATGCGACAACCGTCACATGGTGCGCAAGCCATTTCCGCGACAAGTGTCACATGCTTTTTATTTGCCTTAGAATTCTTCCCATTCATCTTCGCCGGGACGCGGCTTGCCGGCTGGCGCATGCGGCGCCAGCGATGGCTTGACCACCCTGGCAGCCAGCGTTTTTACCGGCGCCCGCGGCGCGGCGCGCGTCAACGCGGGACGCCTGGCGACCGGCGCCGGCATGACGGTGGCCGCCGCTTCGCCGGTGCGGAACACGCTCACGGCCTCGGCCAGCCGCGCCGCCTGGTCCTGCATCGCTTCGGCGGCTGCGGCCGCCTGTTCCACCAGCGAGGCGTTCTGCTGGGTCACCTGGTCCATCTGGACGATGGCCTGGTTGACCTGCTCGATGCCGGCGCGCTGCTCGTCGCTGGCGGCCGCTATCTGCCCGACGATGCCGCTGACCTGCCGCACGCTGTCGACGATCTCGCGCATGGTGACGCCCGCATCGTCGACCAGGCGCGCGCCGCTTTCCACCTGCGCCACCGAATCATTGATCAGCTCCTTGATTTCCCTGGCGGCCTGGCCTGAGCGCTGCGCCAGGTTGCGCACTTCGGTGGCGACCACCGCGAAACCGCGCCCCTGCTCGCCGGCGCGCGCCGCCTCGACCGCCGCATTCAGCGCCAGGATATTGGTTTGAAAGGCGATGCCGTCGATCACGCCGATGATGTCGACGATCTTGCGCGACGAGGCATTGATGGCGCCCATGGTGTCGACCACCTGCGCCACCACCGCGCCGCCCTTGCCCGCCACCGTGGAGGCCGAGGCGGCCAGGCCATTTGCTTCACGCGCGTTCTGGGCATTCTGCTGCACCGTGCCGGTCAGCTCTTCCATCGACGAGGCCGTTTCTTCCAGCGAACTGGCCTGCTGCTCGGTGCGCGACGACAAATCGAGGTTGCCGGCGGCGATCTGGCGCGAGGCGGTGGCGATGCTGTCGGTGCCGCCGCGCACTTCGGTGACGATGCGCAGCAGGCTGGCCGCCATCTCGCGCAGGGCCTGCATCAGTTCGCCGGTTTCATCTTGTGATGTCACCTCGACGCGCACCGTCAGGTCGCCCTCGGCCACCTGCCGCGCCACCTCGATGGCCGAGCGCAAGGGCCGGCTGATATTGCGCGCCAGCCACATCGCGATCATCGCCGCCAGCAGCATCGTCAGGGCGCCGCCACCGAGCAGCACCCAGCGCGTCTGCGCCTGCAGCGATGCCGCCGCGCTGCTGCGCCCGGCCAGCAGGCTTTCTTCCGCATCGCCGATTTGCGTCAGCAGCGCGCGCATGGCGTCCATGCCCTGCTTGCCCTTGCCCTGCCGTTCCAACGCCAGCACCGGTTCGATCTCCGCCGTGCCTTGCGCCGCCGCGCGCCGCAGGGCGATCACCGGGTCGAGCGCGCCACTCAGCCACGCCTGCTGCGCCGTCTCCAGCTGCGCCAGGCGCTGCTGCTGGGCCGGGTTGTCACTGGTCAGCGCGCGGATCTCGCCCAACTGCCGCAGGAAGGCGGCCTTGCCCTTCGTATACGGGTCGAGCGAACTGTCCAGGCCGGTGGTCACATAGCCGCGCTCGCCCGTTTCCATATTGAGCAGGCTTTCCAGCAGTTCGCTGGCCTTGCCCAGCACCTGGTAAGTGTGAGTATTGATGGCGTTGGCATCGGACAGCCTGGCGAAATTGACGGAGGCCACCGTGACCAGGACGGCCACCAGCAGCACGGTGGCGCCAAAACCGCCATACAGGCGGGTGGCGATGCGTAGATCGGCAATGCGCATGATGATTCTCCAGGTGAAAAATCGTGGCGCGGCATCTCCCGCGCGGAGCTGACGGAAATATTATCGAAAAGTTCAAAACAGGCGCGCCACCTTGATCTGAATCAGTTACAGCGCTTTTTGACTATGCTGTTATACTTCGCGTGTGCGGCACAAATGACCAGTCCCCTTGCCGCTGTCTTTCGACCCTAATCTGATTGCCTGCGACTGGCGCCTCCCGATGGCGACAGGCCGATCTCACAATAAAGTTACCATGTCCTTTTCCTCCCTCGGATTGTCCGACGCTATCGTTCGTGCCGTTACCGAACACGGCTACACCGTACCGACCCCGATCCAGACCCAGGCGATTCCCGCCGTACTGGCTGGCGGCGACCTGCTGGCCGGCGCACAGACCGGCACCGGCAAGACGGCCGGCTTCACGCTGCCCGTGCTGCACCGCCTGTCGACCGACGCCAATGGCGCGGCCATCACCAGCAACAGCTCGACGCGCCCGATCCGCGCGCTGATCCTGGCGCCAACACGCGAACTGGCGGCCCAGGTCGAAGAAAGCGTGCGCGCCTACAGCAAGTACACCAAGCTGAACTCGACCGTGATCTTCGGCGGCGTCGGCATCAACCCGCAAATCAAGCAGCTGAAACATGGCGTCGACATCCTGGTCGCCACGCCGGGCCGCCTGCTGGACCATATGGGCCAGGGCACGGTCGATCTGTCGAAAGTGGAAATCCTGATCCTCGATGAAGCCGACCGCATGCTGGACATGGGCTTTATCCGCGACATCAAGAAAGTGCTGGCCGTGCTGCCGCCGAAACGCCAGAACTTGCTGTTCTCGGCCACCTTCTCGGAAGAGATCAAGGCCCTGGCCGATGGCCTGCTGAACAAGCCGGCCATGATCGAAGTCGCGCGCCGCAATTCGACCGTCGAAGTGATCAAGCAGAAGATCCATCCGGTCGACCGCGACAAGAAGCACCCGATGCTGTCGTACCTGATCAAGTCGAACAACTGGACGCAGGTACTGGTCTTTACCCGCACCAAGCACGGCGCCAACAAGCTGGTCGAGCAATTGGGCGCGGACGGCATCGGCGCGCTGGCGATCCACGGCAACAAGAGCCAGTCGGCCCGCACACGCGCGCTGACCGAGTTCAAGGATGGCACCCTGCAAGTGCTGGTGGCCACCGACATCGCCGCGCGCGGTATCGATATCGACCAGTTGCCGCACGTCGTCAACTACGACCTGCCGAACATTCCGGAAGACTATGTGCACCGTATCGGCCGTACCGGCCGTGCCGGTGCCAAGGGCGAAGCCGTGTCGCTGGTCTGCGTGGATGAGCACGAAATGTTGAAAGACATCGAAAAGCTGATCAAGCAAAC is a window of Janthinobacterium sp. J1-1 DNA encoding:
- a CDS encoding BlaI/MecI/CopY family transcriptional regulator; translated protein: MATPSVTELTLLKALWKGQPLSARALHASVEAELGWSFSSTRKTVERMLEKGMLVQRSEQGVQVYETGADKVATLAAFAHDFGRRVMELDSPLPVTMFTGSKLVDRQELAQLEQLLQDWPLDAKE
- a CDS encoding DEAD/DEAH box helicase, with the translated sequence MSFSSLGLSDAIVRAVTEHGYTVPTPIQTQAIPAVLAGGDLLAGAQTGTGKTAGFTLPVLHRLSTDANGAAITSNSSTRPIRALILAPTRELAAQVEESVRAYSKYTKLNSTVIFGGVGINPQIKQLKHGVDILVATPGRLLDHMGQGTVDLSKVEILILDEADRMLDMGFIRDIKKVLAVLPPKRQNLLFSATFSEEIKALADGLLNKPAMIEVARRNSTVEVIKQKIHPVDRDKKHPMLSYLIKSNNWTQVLVFTRTKHGANKLVEQLGADGIGALAIHGNKSQSARTRALTEFKDGTLQVLVATDIAARGIDIDQLPHVVNYDLPNIPEDYVHRIGRTGRAGAKGEAVSLVCVDEHEMLKDIEKLIKQTLPREVIEGFEPDLNARAQPVQLRSGTGGHRNNSRAPAGAVVRVKTGGSGAKPRSAGPSGGGGGGGNRSGNAPRSAANHRSGGRGR
- a CDS encoding methyl-accepting chemotaxis protein; this translates as MRIADLRIATRLYGGFGATVLLVAVLVTVASVNFARLSDANAINTHTYQVLGKASELLESLLNMETGERGYVTTGLDSSLDPYTKGKAAFLRQLGEIRALTSDNPAQQQRLAQLETAQQAWLSGALDPVIALRRAAAQGTAEIEPVLALERQGKGKQGMDAMRALLTQIGDAEESLLAGRSSAAASLQAQTRWVLLGGGALTMLLAAMIAMWLARNISRPLRSAIEVARQVAEGDLTVRVEVTSQDETGELMQALREMAASLLRIVTEVRGGTDSIATASRQIAAGNLDLSSRTEQQASSLEETASSMEELTGTVQQNAQNAREANGLAASASTVAGKGGAVVAQVVDTMGAINASSRKIVDIIGVIDGIAFQTNILALNAAVEAARAGEQGRGFAVVATEVRNLAQRSGQAAREIKELINDSVAQVESGARLVDDAGVTMREIVDSVRQVSGIVGQIAAASDEQRAGIEQVNQAIVQMDQVTQQNASLVEQAAAAAEAMQDQAARLAEAVSVFRTGEAAATVMPAPVARRPALTRAAPRAPVKTLAARVVKPSLAPHAPAGKPRPGEDEWEEF
- a CDS encoding M23/M56 family metallopeptidase; translation: MLLFSLTLLQASAACLVTGLLLWCLLSLAQRRWPALAAQRGVWLVAQLVLAAAFVLPLLPDTQQLSMVPELSVPVALAGAAPDVTMPSDAPAAPLPSAASWLALVPAAWGLVYLLGVAVTAWRWRRGRAILRTLLALARRRRLHGVDVLEVDAPISPMLVGIWRPRLLLPAHLAQFTPEQQQLVIAHELTHARRRDPLMLLLATLLRALLWFNPAARWLAGKLAWAQELGCDRQVLAGRQHRERQQYAAALVKQLGLQAQPLPGLAFGGGRMAERLSHLRDGQARPHPLLRALTALLLCAIGAASLALQPALAWSVAATPAAMLTAPAAWRNPLDTMRVTGFFGVVRQMTPQGHRGIDLGARRGTPVHAAADGIASVSEDARLGKAVRIDHGGGIESLYAHLDRVTLTTGMAVTAGQAIGTVGDTGLATGPHLHFQVSRNGRLQDPQQWLAGLDANATARALRMRKEQFGR